Within the Thermosynechococcaceae cyanobacterium Okahandja genome, the region GAGACCCCAGAGATTGCCGCAGCATCAGCAGAGGAGGCACCAGAGTCAGTAGAGTCAATAGGGGCAACAGAAGAGCCAACAGCATCAACAGCGCCAGAGACCCCAGAGATTGCCGCAGCGTCAGCAGAGGAGGCACCAGAGTCAGTAGAGTCAACAGGGGTAACAGAAGAGCCAACAACATCAACAGCGCCAGAGACACCCGCAGCCGCCCCTGAGCCAGCCCCCGCTAGCCCCACCCATATTGAGCCAGAGGATGTCCCCGCGTCAGCCGCCGACCTCATCGGTGACATTCCCGAGAATAGTGACGACGATAGCTCAACAGGGACAATTGAAAACCCGAAACACTCGCCCCCCACTCCAGAGCAGATCAATGGCGATTCTGAAGAGGAAGACTGGCCACCCCCAGGTACGAGTATCTCATAAAACAACCGACGACCCTATTTTCCCTGTTCATCGGTACTGAGGCGATTTTGCAGGTCGTCCACCGCTTCGTTAATTTGGGCAATTTTTGCCTCTAATTCAAGCCGCATTGATTCCATCAGGGTTTCATCACTACCGTTGAACTCCCCTACGGTTGAGCCTTTGAGGGTGGCAGAATCCGCCGCACGGAGTTCTGTGAGCTTCTCTTTGATGAGTAAGCTAACCAAAGAACCCGTAATGGCACCAAACACCGTGCCAGCTAAAAAGCCCCAGCCAAAGCGATCGCCGCGGTTATCCATAGAATCGGTACGTCAAAAATAGGATTAGGCGCTAGTTGACCCAGCATATCCTCTGGGGAGTCGCTCTGGGTCATCAGTGTTCAAACTACCACCAATCTAGCAGAATCAACCACCGACGGCGAAAGAGGGGGGCATTTTAACCCGTACTGTTCTAAAGATAAAAAGCCTAAAGAGCCGAGGAACCTTCGGAGACCCCCACCAAGGGCAGAGAGGTAGTCACCAAATGAGACGGGACAGCCGGTGTGGTGGGTTGATGCAGGCGGATAAGCTGTGCAAGGGTCTCCTTAAGCTGCGTGCGGGGCACAATGACATCGACAAACCCACACTTTTGCACAAATTCAGCAGTTTGGAAGTCATCGGGTAATTTTTCCCGCAAGGTCTGTTCAATGACGCGCCGCCCGGCAAAGGCAATGGTGGCTTTAGGCTCAGCAAGGATAATATCCCCGAGCATGGCAAAGCTGGCGGTGACCCCCCCTGCGGTTGGATGGGTCAGCACCGGAATGTAGAGCAAGCCCGCTGCCCGATGACGCTCAAGGGCAGCCGCCGTTTTCGCCATTTGAACAAGGCTGAGCATCCCTTCTTGCATCCGTGCCCCACCCGAGGCGCACACCAGCACGAGGGGGATGTGCTCCCACGTGGCTCGCTCAATCAGGCGGGTAATTTTTTCACCCACCACGCTCCCCATGCTGCCGCCCATAAAGGCAAAGTCCATGACCCCGAGAGCCACAGGGAGGCCGTTAAGTTGCCCTAGGCCGGTTTGCACCGCATCCTTTAACCCCGTTTTTTCTTGGTATTCCCGCAGGCGATCGCTGTAGGGTTTACGATCCTTGAACTGGAGCGGATCGCAACTCACTAACTGCTCATCGAGGGGTCGCCACGTTTGGGCATCAATTAACTGCTGAATACGCTCATGGCTACTGACGCGGTGGTGATGGCCGCACTCCGGACAAACTAACTGATGGCTATGGAGGTCCTTGCTGTAGATCATGACACCACAGGCTTCGCACTTGGTCCAGAGGCCATCGGCAATCTCCCGTTCCTGTTGCATGGGCGTGAGGGCAGGTTCTTTACGGCGATTGGCAAACCAGTCAAATAAAGACATTGTTGAATAGTCCCTCTAAACTTAACAGCAAATCGTTTTTATAGAGACCCGCTCCTGCCATACACCCTAGGGGTGGCACAGCCCTGTGGCTCGAGCTTGGCACGGAAACAGGCATGCATACATTTACAGTTGTATTGAAGTGTCCTTTAAGGCTCCTCAACGGGCAACGGCTAAGAATAATTACTTATCATCCCACTTTGTTGCAATTTTGCAATATATCGCACAAATGGAAAAATTTATGCAGGTTGACAGGGGGCGGCAACCGCCCAAGGGAGGAAGTCTGGTGCCACAATAGAGAAAGTCGTAGTTTGAAGCGTTGCAGTAGGTTACGTTCATGTCGATGGTTGCAGTGGCGGTGGCGATCGCCATCCTCGGAGTCTTAATTTTCGTGCACGAGTTGGGGCATTTTCTGGCTGCCCGCAGTCAGGGGATTCACGTCAACCGCTTTTCCATCGGCTTTGGCCCCATCCTTTGGAAATACCAAGGTTCAGAAACCGAGTATGCCCTACGGCTTATTCCCTTGGGCGGCTATGTTGGTTTTCCCGACGACGACCCCAATGGTATGATTCCAGCAACCGACCCCGACCTGCTCAGTAATCGACCGATTCTTGACCGCGCCATCGTGATCAGCGCGGGGGTTATTGCCAATCTACTCTTTGCCTACCTCCTATTTCTGGTGCAACTGGGGGTCATGGGGGTCACCCACACCACCTATTACGACGGCGTACTGGTGCCCGCCCTTGTGCCGGAAAGCAGCTTGGTGGCCACCAAAGCAGGCATTCAGCCCGGAGATCTTATCCTCGCAGTCGATGGAGAACCCCTAACCGCTAGCGCCAACAGCCTGCCCAAGCTGATGAAGGCCATTCAGCACCATCCGAACCAACCCTTAACCCTAGAAATTCAGCGCCAAGGTAGCGTTCAACAGATTACCCTCACCCCTGAAGTCAACGCCGATGGCCAAGCCCGCATTGGCGTTCAACTAGCCCCCCATGCCGATGTGCGGCGCGAACGAACGTGGAACCCCATCACCCTTGCCACAGCAGCGGCCAGTGAATTCCAAAACGTGATTATCCTAACGCTTGATGGCTTCCGCGAACTCTTCCAACACTTTGACCAAGCGGCGCAACAAGTCTCTGGACCGGTGGCGATCGTGGCCATGGGAGCCGATATTGCCCGCTCCAATGCCGAACAGTTATTTACCTTCACTGCCCTGATTAGCATTAACTTGGCCATTATTAACATCCTGCCCTTACCCGCCCTAGATGGGGGCCAACTGTTGTTTTTGCTCATTGAAGCCCTGCGCGGTCGTCCCTTACCCAATCGCATTCAGGAAGGGGTAATGCAAACGGGTCTCGTGTTACTGTTGGGGCTGGGCATGGTACTCATGGTCCGCGATACCGTGAACCTCGCCGGCCTCGCTTGGGTGCAACAACTCTTTTAAGGCCACACTCGCAGATGGCTATTACCCGCCGCCTTTCCGCCAAGCAACAGCGGGCACTGGAAATTCTCACCCGCCTGAAGCGCCTTTACCCCAATGCCACCTGTAGTCTTCACTTCGAGACACCGGTGCAGTTACTGGTGGCCACCATTCTCTCAGCCCAGTGCACCGATGAGCGGGTGAACCAAGTCACGCCCGCCCTCTTTGAGCGCTTCCCCGATGCCCTTGCCTTTGCCCAAGCCGATGTTGCGGAGCTCGAGCAGTACATCAAATCCACGGGCTTTTACCGCAATAAAGCGCGGCACATTCAAGGGGCGTGCCGCCGCATTGTCGAGGTCTATGGCGGCCAAGTCCCCAAAGTCATGGAAGATTTGCTCTCACTGCCGGGGGTTGCCCGCAAAACCGCCAATGTAGTTCTTGCCCACGGCTTTGGCATTTTAGGTGGGGTTACCGTGGACACCCATGTCAAACGGCTCTCACGGCGCTTTGGCCTCACAAAAGAA harbors:
- the accD gene encoding acetyl-CoA carboxylase, carboxyltransferase subunit beta, whose amino-acid sequence is MSLFDWFANRRKEPALTPMQQEREIADGLWTKCEACGVMIYSKDLHSHQLVCPECGHHHRVSSHERIQQLIDAQTWRPLDEQLVSCDPLQFKDRKPYSDRLREYQEKTGLKDAVQTGLGQLNGLPVALGVMDFAFMGGSMGSVVGEKITRLIERATWEHIPLVLVCASGGARMQEGMLSLVQMAKTAAALERHRAAGLLYIPVLTHPTAGGVTASFAMLGDIILAEPKATIAFAGRRVIEQTLREKLPDDFQTAEFVQKCGFVDVIVPRTQLKETLAQLIRLHQPTTPAVPSHLVTTSLPLVGVSEGSSAL
- the rseP gene encoding RIP metalloprotease RseP, with translation MSMVAVAVAIAILGVLIFVHELGHFLAARSQGIHVNRFSIGFGPILWKYQGSETEYALRLIPLGGYVGFPDDDPNGMIPATDPDLLSNRPILDRAIVISAGVIANLLFAYLLFLVQLGVMGVTHTTYYDGVLVPALVPESSLVATKAGIQPGDLILAVDGEPLTASANSLPKLMKAIQHHPNQPLTLEIQRQGSVQQITLTPEVNADGQARIGVQLAPHADVRRERTWNPITLATAAASEFQNVIILTLDGFRELFQHFDQAAQQVSGPVAIVAMGADIARSNAEQLFTFTALISINLAIINILPLPALDGGQLLFLLIEALRGRPLPNRIQEGVMQTGLVLLLGLGMVLMVRDTVNLAGLAWVQQLF
- the nth gene encoding endonuclease III; this encodes MAITRRLSAKQQRALEILTRLKRLYPNATCSLHFETPVQLLVATILSAQCTDERVNQVTPALFERFPDALAFAQADVAELEQYIKSTGFYRNKARHIQGACRRIVEVYGGQVPKVMEDLLSLPGVARKTANVVLAHGFGILGGVTVDTHVKRLSRRFGLTKEIDPVKIERDLMRLVPQPDWENWSIRLIYHGRAVCHARQPQCDGCELVDLCATGKDLLRGQRDPRRERTS